ACATAGAAGTCTCGGTGAGATGTATTCAGAGATGGCATAGCTATTGCATTGGAATATAAATATTCTTGTGCTGACTACCTTTTCTTCAGAAGTTGGAGCTTATAAGATATTTGTTTTACTATTCTATCTAATTGTGAATAGGACTGTCAAGTGTAATATTAGACTTAGAGGTTGTTATACCTGATTTATTGATTTATCTAGTCACAACAAATAAGATGCTTTCTATATTAATAATAAGAAGGATTCAATTGAAAATGTGAAGTCCCATTTAAGGTAATAGCAACAATTTAGCAACTGGTGCTAACGAAAGTTTGAGTTAACAGGATGCAGTTTTTCTAGTTTGTCATCTCTTCTTTCTGCAACAAAGTATATATATTCATCGAAATTCGTAAAATTTTAACTCAAGCCTGGAATCACCCTTCATTGTATAGAAGGAAATTCTTCTACATACCATTGCATTCCTCGTAGTTGCATGATGGAGCAAAGATTTTTACTTATTGTCTGGATACCAAAGTGGTTTGCTTTGCTGTCTGCTTTGATGCTAATCCTGCCTACTTCTGATAAGAGTTATTCATATTCAGGGACCTGAGCAACAACATGCTGAATGGTACAATCCCAGGTGAATTTGAGCAGTTGGATTTTGATAACATGTAGGTACCTTGCAGTGAAACCTTTACAAGTTGAAGCATAAATCTTGTACATTCTTTTCTCAAAGTGTTCGTTCGGTTATAACAAGCAAAAGTTTTATCTGCGATGTAGGTTTCTTGGTAACAATGCATTAAGCGGAGCAATTCCCAGCTGGATGTTTAGTAAAAGAGAGAACATGTTGGTATTTGCTCAATTTGTTCCGATTTCCTCGTCTGAGTAGTAAAATTTGGTTATTATCACAGTTAGCTCCCGAACAAAAATGCCACACTTCAAAGTTTAACAGTTTTTCCCCCGAAACTTTTTGTTTGCTGCAAGGATGCATTTACAAGAATTTGGTGTCTTCTAAGTGCATGACAGCTATAATCTTTTTTATGCAGGGATATATCATACAACAATTTCACACAAATATCTACTTCAGTATGCGATTCCTCTACCTTGTGAGCATTGTTCCTCTTCATTTGGAACCTACATTCAtatactatttcttttttttataagtgAAAATTTTGGTCCTTTAACTACATTACTTACAAACCTTCCCTCTTTAACAGAAACTTAGCTGCCAGCTATTCAAATACAATAAACACGCTCAACAACTCGTAAGTCCTCCTAAATGTTGTCTTATGCATCAACTGCTAGTTTGTTTGATGCTTTCTGTCTATTGTCTATAATTATGTGGATTAATCTATTTGAAATTGCAGGGATGCCTGGTGTTCTATGAAACCCCTCATTTGTCCCACAGAAACGAAATGTAAGAGTTACAGCCTATAAACCTTTTTTTAATACTCGGAAATTCTTAACTTGACCCTTGAGAGGGCCTGAAGTAGCAGTTTGTCAAAGGACCTCAGTGGTGGCAGCCTGTGCACTTTTAAGTACAAAAGCATAGCCTTGGAGTTGAGAGATAATTTCACAACTCTTCCTCATGTTATGCTCTTTATGTCAATTGCAGATACTTCGCTATTCATAAACTGTGGAGGACCTAGAACTTCATTTGAGGGAAATGATTATGAGGGGGACACGACCGATAGAGGTCCATCATATTTTTCTTCGCCCTCCGACAGATGGGCTTTCAGCAGTTCAGGAGTGTACGTGGGTCTTCAAGCAGCCAGTTATGTTGCAACAAATACATTTTCACTGAATGTGTCCGGTCCTGACTTTTACAATACAGCACGCCTTGCCCCTaattctctcaaatattatggGCTTTGCCTACAAGGAGGTAGCTACAGTGTGCGCCTTCACTTTGCTGAAATAATGTTTTCTAATGACTCAACATATAGCAGCCTTGGAAGGCGGATATTTGATGTAGCAATACAAGTAAGTTTGAGGCCTAACTTCTTTTGTAAATAAGGAGTATGTAATCTAAAATGTTGATTTATTTAGTTCTGATATGATTGGCAACTTTCTGATTTAATATTGAAGGTACCAATTTGTTGGAGATAATGTggtatattttgatttcttacACAGGGGAGAGTAGTTTTGAGGGATTTCAACATTATGGAGGAAGCTAATGGTGTTGGAAAAGTCATTACCAAGGACTTTGCTGATGTTACTGTTAGTAGCACTCTGGAGATTCACTTGTATTGGACCGGGAAGGGGACTAACGCTATTCCAGACAGAGGTGTATATGGACCACTGATTTCAGCTATCACAGTGACACCAAGTCCGTATATCTCTGCCTATAGACTTTACACTTATCTTCCCACAATATTATCTTAATAAAATCCCATTTTCTTCTTGCAGACTTTGATGTTGATACAGGCAGCGGGTTACCTGTCGGAGCTGTTATTGGCATTGTACTCGCTTCAATTGTGGTGGTTCTGCTAGTTTTATTTGCTCTGTGGAAGAAAGGCATTTTTGGAGGGAAAAATAATCAAGAAGAATTAGGTAATACATacttaaaaagaattttttcaCTCTTTCCATTTGATAAAATGGGGATGCTTCAGTTGTGATAAATAGAATTATTTACTAGATTTCTAGCTGCGACAGACAAATAATTATCTCCCCGTAATTGACCAGCATTGAGATGATTGTTCTGTTGGTGGATCGACATCATGACATATCATAGATAGTTAAACTGTCTTCGTCATACAGATgttcattcttttaaaaattgttgtTCATCATACAGACGTTTTAGAAGATCTATATATACTGACGTTTGCAATATTCTTCTCATTTACAGAACTCAGAGCCCTTGATTTACAAACTGGTCATTTTAGACTTAGACAAATTAAAGCTGCTACAAATAACTTCGATCCTGCCAACAAAATTGGTGAAGGAGGGTTTGGACCAGTTTACAAGGTATCAATTCTCTATCCATACTGATTTTGCACAAGGACAGCGGGTCTTTGGTGATATTTCCTTCTGGTTATCCTCGATGCCACGTTTATAGGAAAATAGAGTAGTAATAGTTGAAGTAACCCATATCCTTCTTCTGTCTGTAATATGATCGTTGTGAATTAATCTTGCTATCTGTAGGGAGTACTCGCCGATGGTGCCATCATAGCTGTTAAGCAGCTGTCTTCCAAGTCGAAGCAAGGAAATCGTGAATTTGTCAATGAGATAGGCATGATTTCAGCTCTACAACACCCAAACCTTGTCAAGCTTTACGGTTGTTGCATAGAAGGGAACCAGTTATTAGTGATATACGAATACATGGAAAATAACTGTCTTGCTCGAGCTCTCTTTGGTAATGCTTTGCAACAACATTTTAAGAATCATTAATTAGGCAGTGATAGTTTATGCTTTACATTCCTCTAATTCTCGTTTCTCAGGCCGTGACGACCAGAGGTTGAACATAGACTGGGCAACCAGAAAAAGGATATGCTCAGGAATAGCAAAAGGGTTAGCTTACCTTCATGAAGAATCAAGGTTGAAAATCGTACACCGAGATATAAAGTGTACCAATGTGCTTCTTGATAAGGATCTGAACGCTAAGATTTCAGATTTTGGATTGGCTAAATTAGATGAAGAAGAGAATACTCATATTAGCACCCGAATTGCTGGAACAGTGTATGCCTTCTTATCATAACTGTCACTGTACTATCATGTGATGAGAGAGTTACAGTTCTGTGCGTTTAAATTTGTTCATCATCAACATTACTATCGTTACTTTGAAGTATCTTacgttttgttttctttttttgaagaGGTTATATGGCTCCGGAGTATGCAATGAGAGGCTACTTGACAGATAAAGCT
The DNA window shown above is from Solanum stenotomum isolate F172 chromosome 6, ASM1918654v1, whole genome shotgun sequence and carries:
- the LOC125867157 gene encoding probable LRR receptor-like serine/threonine-protein kinase At1g53430, with translation MDTTCIRFCVLLFFLYLLSTLRSVDAQLLPEDEVQVLETISSTLGNRYWNVSRSSCSQSSGFNMTDPTYDKIISNITCDCSFNSSSVCHVVTIQLKGLNMTGILPPEFANLTHLRELDLSRNYLNGSIPSSYGQLRLTILSLLGNRISGPIPEELGDISTLEELNLENNLLEGPLPPNLGSLSRLRELFLSANNLNGTIPENFSNLKNMTDFRIDGNSISGTIPDYIGNWTKMDRLDIQGTSMEGPIPATLSQLENMTELRISDLRGEQMQFPNLQGLTNMRRLTLRNCSIFGPIPRYVGAMPLKLLDLSNNMLNGTIPGEFEQLDFDNMFLGNNALSGAIPSWMFSKRENMDISYNNFTQISTSVCDSSTLNLAASYSNTINTLNNSDAWCSMKPLICPTETKYTSLFINCGGPRTSFEGNDYEGDTTDRGPSYFSSPSDRWAFSSSGVYVGLQAASYVATNTFSLNVSGPDFYNTARLAPNSLKYYGLCLQGGSYSVRLHFAEIMFSNDSTYSSLGRRIFDVAIQGRVVLRDFNIMEEANGVGKVITKDFADVTVSSTLEIHLYWTGKGTNAIPDRGVYGPLISAITVTPNFDVDTGSGLPVGAVIGIVLASIVVVLLVLFALWKKGIFGGKNNQEELELRALDLQTGHFRLRQIKAATNNFDPANKIGEGGFGPVYKGVLADGAIIAVKQLSSKSKQGNREFVNEIGMISALQHPNLVKLYGCCIEGNQLLVIYEYMENNCLARALFGRDDQRLNIDWATRKRICSGIAKGLAYLHEESRLKIVHRDIKCTNVLLDKDLNAKISDFGLAKLDEEENTHISTRIAGTVGYMAPEYAMRGYLTDKADVYSFGVVLLEIVSGKSNTNYRPKEEFVYLLDWAYVLQEQGNLLELVDPRLGTNYSKKEAMRMINISLLCTNPSPTLRPSMSSVVSMLEGKLPVQAPIIKRTTSDDEMRFKSFEKLSHDSQTTQVSTYSQDSQGQSMNAPWSDSSVSVSVPGKDGNVTSTSRLLPDLYNVNLD